From Struthio camelus isolate bStrCam1 chromosome 21, bStrCam1.hap1, whole genome shotgun sequence, one genomic window encodes:
- the CDC42 gene encoding cell division control protein 42 homolog isoform X1: MQTIKCVVVGDGAVGKTCLLISYTTNKFPSEYVPTVFDNYAVTVMIGGEPYTLGLFDTAGQEDYDRLRPLSYPQTDVFLVCFSVVSPSSFENVKEKWVPEITHHCPKTPFLLVGTQIDLRDDPSTIEKLAKNKQKPITPETAEKLARDLKAVKYVECSALTQKGLKNVFDEAILAALEPPEPKKTRRCVLL, translated from the exons ATGCAGACGATTAAGTGTGTAGTCGTGGGTGATGGTGCTGTTGGTAAAACATGTCTCTTAATTTCGTACACAACAAATAAATTCCCATCGGAATATGTACCAACG gTGTTTGATAACTATGCTGTAACAGTGATGATTGGAGGAGAGCCTTACACCTTAGGCCTCTTTGATACTGCAG GTCAGGAAGATTATGATAGATTACGACCCCTCAGCTATCCGCAGACAGATgtatttttggtctgtttttcagTGGTCTCTCCTTCTTCAtttgaaaatgtgaaagaaaag TGGGTACCTGAAATTACTCACCATTGTCCAAAGACtcctttcctgcttgttgggaccCAAATTGATCTCAGAGATGATCCCTCAACAATTGAGAAACTTGCCAAGAACAAGCAGAAGCCCATAACTCCAGAGACGGCTGAAAAACTGGCCCGCGACCTGAAGGCCGTCAAATATGTGGAGTGCTCTGCACTCACGCAG AAAGGCCTAAAGAATGTATTTGACGAGGCGATATTGGCTGCCCTGGAGCCTCCGGAGCCGAAGAAGACTCGCAGGTGTGTGCTGCTATGA
- the CDC42 gene encoding cell division control protein 42 homolog isoform X2, whose amino-acid sequence MQTIKCVVVGDGAVGKTCLLISYTTNKFPSEYVPTVFDNYAVTVMIGGEPYTLGLFDTAGQEDYDRLRPLSYPQTDVFLVCFSVVSPSSFENVKEKWVPEITHHCPKTPFLLVGTQIDLRDDPSTIEKLAKNKQKPITPETAEKLARDLKAVKYVECSALTQRGLKNVFDEAILAALEPPETQPKRKCCIF is encoded by the exons ATGCAGACGATTAAGTGTGTAGTCGTGGGTGATGGTGCTGTTGGTAAAACATGTCTCTTAATTTCGTACACAACAAATAAATTCCCATCGGAATATGTACCAACG gTGTTTGATAACTATGCTGTAACAGTGATGATTGGAGGAGAGCCTTACACCTTAGGCCTCTTTGATACTGCAG GTCAGGAAGATTATGATAGATTACGACCCCTCAGCTATCCGCAGACAGATgtatttttggtctgtttttcagTGGTCTCTCCTTCTTCAtttgaaaatgtgaaagaaaag TGGGTACCTGAAATTACTCACCATTGTCCAAAGACtcctttcctgcttgttgggaccCAAATTGATCTCAGAGATGATCCCTCAACAATTGAGAAACTTGCCAAGAACAAGCAGAAGCCCATAACTCCAGAGACGGCTGAAAAACTGGCCCGCGACCTGAAGGCCGTCAAATATGTGGAGTGCTCTGCACTCACGCAG AGAGGTCTGAAGAATGTGTTTGATGAGGCTATCCTAGCTGCCCTCGAGCCTCCGGAAACTCAGCCCAAAAGGAAGTGCTGTATATTCTaa